Proteins from one Aspergillus nidulans FGSC A4 chromosome VIII genomic window:
- a CDS encoding basic helix-loop-helix domain-containing protein (transcript_id=CADANIAT00001319), translating to MTEARMFIKTEPDEHNSDQNHFMMSQSGYSMHNQFGNPNDGIDPSDLTNGGFMGGFGFGSQQNMSSSFNFGNSGIDTDELLDLEIHGQNGVQQNYLQDHPSSAGIAMSHPSHMSQIYSNTPEGGPMHSPFMQSSFNYDHFRGVNQGQLNSSHIQSAGSHLEQSYLNSKARPSMQAMDRASMDARSPMTPKTPALGGLALGTPESGSFPTQPIRTGLQHRHQKTLSNQWDGTPGSAQSYAESPISSPGHPSHHAAISEILKSGKHASLPSKVDAHLPGGAQDLESQEAKRRRRRASHNLVERRRRDNINERIQDLSHLVPQHRLEDDKVRKQLVNNSGLPGSGTANAATSLLAGGTGRRAAGNITMGLPIEEKEKGPNKGDILNGAVSWTRDLMWALHVKIQQEAELAELISSLGGTWPFEQTEEEKRMRTEILDAIEKNDPSTFHYSRGPGSGLRVPKHTNLAGEPVSNGAMSPQSLSPPFSGNNNGQTQYWNTSGHAGMSFKEEDEYAMEMN from the coding sequence ATGACTGAAGCAAGAATGTTCATCAAAACTGAGCCTGACGAGCACAACAGTGACCAAAACCACTTTATGATGTCCCAATCCGGATATTCTATGCATAACCAATTCGGGAACCCGAATGATGGGATCGACCCATCGGACCTGACCAACGGAGGATTTATGGGAGGCTTTGGATTTGGCTCCCAGCAGAATATGTCATCCAGCTTCAATTTTGGAAACTCCGGCATTGATACAGATGAGTTGTTGGATTTAGAGATCCACGGACAGAATGGCGTTCAGCAGAATTACCTCCAGGATCATCCTTCGAGTGCTGGCATCGCTATGAGTCATCCGAGCCATATGTCGCAGATCTACTCAAACACTCCCGAGGGAGGTCCCATGCACAGCCCTTTCATGCAGAGCAGTTTCAACTATGATCATTTCCGCGGCGTGAACCAAGGACAGCTGAACTCTTCCCATATTCAGAGCGCTGGCTCTCATCTCGAGCAGAGTTATCTCAACTCGAAGGCTCGTCCGAGCATGCAGGCAATGGACCGTGCATCGATGGATGCCCGCAGCCCTATGACCCCCAAGACTCCCGCTCTTGGTGGACTGGCCCTGGGAACTCCAGAATCCGGAAGCTTCCCCACTCAGCCCATCCGAACAGGGCTGCAGCACCGACACCAGAAGACTCTCTCAAATCAATGGGATGGCACTCCCGGAAGTGCCCAGTCATATGCCGAGTCTCCCATTTCCTCCCCAGGCCACCCTTCTCACCACGCAGCCATATCTGAAATTCTCAAGTCAGGAAAGCATGCTTCCTTGCCGTCCAAGGTTGATGCTCACTTGCCCGGGGGTGCCCAGGATTTGGAGTCGCAGGAAGCCAAACGCCGGCGGAGGAGAGCGTCGCACAATCTGGTTGAACGTCGGCGCCGTGACAACATCAATGAGCGCATCCAGGATCTTTCTCATCTAGTTCCGCAGCACCGATTGGAGGACGATAAGGTCCGCAAGCAACTCGTCAACAACTCTGGTTTGCCAGGTTCGGGCACCGCCAATGCGGCTACTTCTCTCCTGGCTGGCGGAACTGGTCGACGTGCCGCCGGTAATATTACCATGGGATTGCcaattgaagagaaagagaaaggtcCAAATAAGGGAGACATCCTTAACGGTGCTGTCAGCTGGACGAGGGATCTCATGTGGGCTCTTCATGTCAAAATACAACAAGAGGCCGAACTTGCAGAGCTGATCAGCAGCCTTGGTGGTACTTGGCCATTTGAACaaaccgaggaggagaaacgCATGCGTACTGAAATTCTTGATGCTATCGAGAAGAACGACCCTAGCACCTTCCACTATAGCCGTGGGCCTGGCTCCGGTCTGCGAGTCCCCAAGCATACGAACCTAGCCGGAGAGCCTGTGTCAAACGGTGCAATGAGTCCTCAAAGCCTCAGTCCTCCGTTCAGCGGCAACAACAACGGACAGACGCAGTACTGGAACACGTCTGGACACGCAGGCATGAGCttcaaggaagaagacgagtaCGCTATGGAGATGAACTAG
- a CDS encoding putative Golgi traffic protein SFT2 (transcript_id=CADANIAT00001320) yields the protein MASTSFRDSVNALGWSRREGDTLANTNSTPFFSRLHSLNPFGQGDGYLQLPTHEAPGAPLPAPSRREEEDTFFALSRWDRMLIFSACNLGAAVCFVICFFLFPVLSLKPRKFAILWSVGSLLFLLSWAVLMGPMIYVRHLISGSRLPFTAAYFGSIAMTLYFAIGLHNTFLTLLSSIFQLAALLWYIVSYFPMGSTGLQFMGRFGAQRVTAWISS from the exons ATGGCCTCTACATCGTTTCGAGATTCAGTGAATGCTTTGGGGTGGTcccgacgagaaggagataCACTAGCGAATACCAACTCCAcacctttcttctccaggttgCATTCACTTAACCCATTTGGTCAGGGAGATGGCTATCTCCAGCTCCCAACACACGAAGCTCCTGGGGCTCCTTTGCCTGCTCCAAGCCGacgcgaggaggaggataccTTCTTTGCCC TAAGCCGTTGGGATCGGATGCTCATCTTCTCCGCGTGCAATCTTGGCGCCGCCGTCTGCTTCGTGATCTGTTTTTTCCTGTTTCCGGTGCTCTCGCTGAAGCCCCGCAAATTTGCTATCCT GTGGTCCGTGGGATCTTTACTTTTCTTGCTATCATGGGCTGTCCTCATGGGACCCATGATCTACGTCAGACATCTGATCTCGGGATCACGGCTGCCCTTTACGGCCGCATATTTCGGGTCCATCGCCATGACTCTGTATTTTGCTATCGGG CTTCACAACaccttcctcaccctcctctcGTCCATCTTTCAGCTCGCCGCTCTACTATGGTACATTGTCAGCTATTTCCCCATGGGCAGCACAGGGCTGCAGTTTATGGGTCGCTTTGGCGCTCAGCGCGTTACGGCGTGGATCAGTAGCTAG
- a CDS encoding tRNA ligase (transcript_id=CADANIAT00001321) has protein sequence MAKALEGARLENKGAKKKTFNCRKSTFKVGKAGDISADSWKFMDWDYKRRDLPTYARGLFTAKRKDGTTEIVTRGYDKFFNVDEVSATQWRNIEAYTEGPYELSVKENGCIIFISGLEDGSLLVCSKHSTGARADTDRSHAQVGEEWIERHVATVGKSTAELAKQLREMNATAVGELCDDSFEEHVLAYDSAAAGIYLHGINYNLPEFATLPSSEVHRFADAWGFKKANFVVYDDLSTVKKFLEKCAETGSWDGRDTEGFVIRCKMSENGHGPYRDWFFKYKFEEPYLMYRQWRECTKAILSGKAPKIKKHKKITEEYLAYARQQFALHPKLREQYQHNHGIISMRDGFLKERGLNGAQIIQMEAENVTRDVVLVPIASIGCGKTTVGLALTKLFGWGQVQNDNIPKQKNKPKQFVANILNLLMDKPAVIADRNNHQRRERSQLINDIVAGSPNARFVALHYVHEPKDMMLPLIREVTRKRVLDRGDNHQTIRAGTKDTDEVLGIMEGFLRRFETVDVDHEPDQNFDEVIDLDVTASSRENLEKVVNALHSAYPQLVTKVPSAQELDDAINYATSEYSVEVDHSASYGQSKPSKQSNKSNSNKNGGSEINIEAKVRKIEYFGISLPTSSVTDLLHSLFANPAITPEKARLYHHLVNSRRVQPAFHVTLIHKALKTAHPDVWEDLVNRYVGQMKKNPPKDHALTPPLGSARVRLERLIWDDKIMTFVARIMPGEPENSGDNAEPQPDWICVNPLPHVTVGTVSPAVKPKESNDLLQRWLQEGSQGTGIWEMEIPGVKVVNGTVNVTMSRGK, from the coding sequence ATGGCGAAGGCCTTGGAAGGCGCTAGGCTGGAAAACAAAggagccaagaagaagaccttcAACTGCAGGAAGTCCACTTTTAAGGTGGGTAAGGCCGGTGATATCTCTGCGGATTCTTGGAAGTTTATGGACTGGGATTACAAACGGCGCGATCTCCCGACCTACGCTCGAGGGCTCTTCACtgcgaagaggaaggacggCACCACAGAGATAGTCACTCGGGGCTACGACAAGTTCTTTAATGTCGACGAAGTCAGCGCAACACAGTGGAGGAATATTGAAGCGTATACCGAAGGCCCGTATGAGCTCAGTGTGAAAGAGAACGGATGCATCATATTTATTTCTGGACTCGAGGATGGGTCTCTGCTAGTCTGCAGCAAGCATTCAACCGGAGCTCGCGCGGACACCGATAGGAGCCACGCGCAGGTTGGTGAAGAGTGGATTGAGCGGCATGTTGCGACGGTTGGCAAATCTACTGCGGAATTGGCTAAGCAGTTGCGTGAGATGAATGCTACTGCTGTCGGGGAACTATGTGATGACAGCTTTGAAGAGCATGTTCTTGCGTACgattccgctgctgcaggtatCTACCTTCATGGAATCAACTATAATCTGCCTGAGTTTGCTACTCTCCCTAGTTCAGAGGTACATAGGTTTGCGGATGCTTGGGGATTCAAGAAAGCGAATTTTGTGGTTTACGATGACCTCAGCACTGTGAAAAAATTCCTGGAGAAGTGCGCCGAGACTGGCTCTTGGGATGGCCGGGACACCGAAGGTTTCGTTATTCGATGCAAAATGAGCGAGAACGGCCATGGTCCGTACCGGGATTGGTTCTTCAAGTACAAATTTGAGGAGCCGTACCTGATGTATCGGCAGTGGCGTGAATGCACCAAGGCAATTCTCTCAGGAAAAGCAccgaagatcaagaagcataAGAAGATCACGGAGGAGTATTTGGCCTACGCCCGTCAACAATTTGCCCTACATCCGAAGTTAAGGGAACAGTACCAGCACAATCACGGCATCATCTCTATGCGCGACGGGTTCCTCAAGGAGCGTGGACTCAACGGAGCTCAGATCATCCAAATGGAAGCTGAAAATGTTACACGGGATGTCGTACTGGTACCAATTGCATCCATAGGCTGCGGGAAGACAACGGTAGGCCTGGCTTTGACGAAGCTGTTTGGCTGGGGCCAGGTCCAAAATGACAACATTcccaagcagaagaacaagccGAAGCAATTCGTTGCGAACATTCTAAATCTTTTAATGGACAAGCCGGCCGTTATCGCTGACCGAAACAATCATCAGAGGCGCGAACGCTCTCAGCTGATAAACGATATTGTTGCGGGTTCTCCAAATGCCCGGTTTGTCGCTCTGCATTATGTCCACGAGCCGAAAGATATGATGCTCCCTCTGATCCGAGAGGTTACCCGCAAGCGTGTGCTCGACCGTGGGGATAACCACCAGACCATTCGTGCGGGGACAAAGGATACAGACGAGGTTCTTGGCATCATGGAGGGATTCCTGCGCCGCTTCGAGACTGTTGATGTCGATCATGAGCCGGACCAGAACTTCGACGAAGTCATCGATCTTGATGTTACAGCGTCCTCGCGCGAAAACCTCGAAAAGGTTGTTAATGCCCTACACTCGGCTTATCCTCAGCTTGTGACAAAGGTCCCATCCGCCCAGGAACTCGACGACGCCATCAACTATGCTACCAGCGAGTACTCCGTCGAGGTCGATCACAGCGCCTCATATGGCCAGTCCAAACCTTCTAAACAGAGCAATAaaagcaacagcaacaaaaATGGCGGCTCCGAAATAAACATTGAAGCCAAGGTTCGAAAAATCGAATACTTCGGCATCTCCCTTCCCACCTCCTCCGTTACTGATCTCCTTCACTCCCTCTTCGCCAACCCAGCCATCACTCCTGAAAAAGCCCGCCTTTACCATCATCTCGTCAACTCCCGCCGGGTCCAGCCCGCCTTCCACGTAACCCTGATCCACAAAGCCCTCAAGACAGCTCATCCAGATGTCTGGGAGGACCTGGTCAACCGATACGTtgggcagatgaagaaaaaccCACCGAAAGACCACGCACTCACTCCTCCCTTAGGGTCTGCGCGCGTCCGCCTTGAGCGCCTTATCTGGGATGATAAGATTATGACGTTTGTTGCGCGGATCATGCCTGGTGAGCCAGAAAACAGTGGTGACAATGCTGAGCCCCAGCCAGACTGGATCTGCGTTAATCCACTTCCCCATGTCACGGTAGGCACGGTTTCGCCAGCCGTCAAGCCAAAGGAGAGTAATGATCTGTTGCAGAGGTGGCTGCAGGAGGGATCGCAGGGTACGGGCATctgggagatggagatccCGGGGGTGAAAGTCGTTAACGGGACTGTAAATGTTACTATGAGTCGGGGCAAATAA
- a CDS encoding ankyrin repeat protein (transcript_id=CADANIAT00001322), whose protein sequence is MSQPNPYILAADNPSAVLALLRSNPSIASNQDEHGYSLLHAAASYGHIDLLRALVKEFNVDVNLLDEDGETCLFVTENVTIAKCLVEELSIDHNKSNHEGLTARETIESDGSFPEVAAYLREVAGVSGDIEGNGTLSVGDALNPAPPLPPNIKVNLGTMSEQEANGGIGEVDPEFKRRIDELAAREDFQSEASQNELRRLVMDAIQGSNIETQDKDVRRRVE, encoded by the coding sequence ATGAGTCAACCCAACCCCTACATTCTCGCCGCCGACAACCCCTCCGCCGTCCTGGCCCTCCTGCGATCCAACCCATCAATCGCCTCAAACCAAGACGAACATGGATActcccttcttcatgcgGCAGCTTCCTACGGACAcattgatcttcttcgcgcCCTCGTTAAAGAGTTTAACGTGGACGTCAACTTGTTagacgaagacggcgagacGTGCCTGTTCGTGACAGAGAACGTCACCATCGCAAAATGCcttgttgaggagctgagCATCGACCATAATAAATCAAACCACGAAGGTCTGACGGCTCGCGAAACGATCGAAAGCGACGGCTCGTTTCCAGAAGTCGCCGCTTATTTGCGCGAGGTGGCTGGTGTATCCGGTGATATCGAGGGCAATGGCACCTTATCGGTTGGAGATGCTCTGAACCCTGCTCCACCGCTTCCTCCGAATATTAAGGTGAATCTGGGGACAATGTCTGAGCAGGAGGCGAATGGAGGCATTGGCGAGGTAGATCCGGAATTCAAGAGGAggattgatgagcttgccGCGCGGGAAGACTTCCAAAGTGAAGCGAGCCAGAACGAGCTGCGGCGGCTTGTTATGGATGCGATCCAAGGATCTAATATTGAAACGCAAGATAAGGATGTGCGGAGGAGGGTAGAGTGA
- a CDS encoding uncharacterized protein (transcript_id=CADANIAT00001323) — protein sequence MSEDCLSLNIIRPSNISDSDKLPVAVWIHGRACQGLRDQRLALEWIQENICFFGGDASKVTIFGQSSGGLSVGKQLIAYGGRDDGLFRAAIMQSGGMAEKWPYNIKDPEVYIKELYMNLTITTGCADSASALECLRALPAALNIISTPVYSGTGLGPWLTQVDGDFLLDGPTESLDKQHFVLVPIMYTTTSDDATAFSFVDSVIPMLTFGISSELAGLTRRFR from the exons ATGTCAGAAGACTGCTTGTCTCTAAATATCATCCGCCCAAGCAATATCTCTGACTCAGACAAGCTACCAGTAGCAGTATGGATTCATGG ACGAGCTTGCCAGGGCCTCCGGGATCAACGCCTCGCCCTTGAATGGATCCAAGAGAACATCTGCTTTTTCGGAGGTGACGCGAGTAAAGTCACCATTTTTGGTCAGAGCTCGGGTGGTCTGTCCGTCGGTAAACAGCTAATCGCCTACGGCGGGCGTGACGACGGGCTATTCCGCGCTGCTATCATGCAGAGTGGGGGTATGGCAGAGAAGTGGCCTTACAACATCAAAGACCCTGAGGTCTACATCAAGGAACTGTATATGAATCTGACCATCACGACGGGGTGCGCGGATAGTGCCAGCGCACTTGAATGCCTACGCGCATTGCCCGCCGCGCTGAACATCATCAGCACTCCCGTCTACTCAGGTACTGGCTTGGGCCCTTGGCTCACCCAGGTGGATGGTGATTTCCTGCTCGACGGGCCGACTGAGTCACTCGACAAGCAACATTTCGTCCTTGTGCCCATCATGTACACGACCACTTCGGACGATGCCACGGCCTTCAGTTTCGTCGATTCCGTGATACCGATGCTGACTTTCGGAATTTCATCGGAGCTGGCGGGCCTGACGAGGCGATTTCGGTGA
- a CDS encoding vacuolar protein sorting family 37 protein (transcript_id=CADANIAT00001324): protein MNPNLHADTPPPPPPKPGSHEASRGGTPQVGSPSPTAAQLPQQGQYGLDVTNQYLNPSTVNPTANGPRPPAIEEGWLPEGIKEKSTIDLQTILETPSLISALSATHPSHHCHQEMLQTLLKYNQDLANHLLDLQSQLTSLRSSTETLLLQHQSLEVSWRKKQGEMDSALAPWSPKALYQRLSAGIAEQEAVCFAVEESFLEGEHHGKASEKEVADWVRRVRAEGAKLAGRREAKARWDEGRVGGWR, encoded by the exons ATGAATCCCAACCTCCACGCCGATACACCACCACCCCCACCGCCGAAACCAGGCAGTCATGAGGCCAGTCGCGGCGGCACACCACAAGTCGGctcgccatcaccaacggCAGCGCAGCTCCCGCAGCAGGGCCAGTACGGATTGGACGTAACGAACCAATACCTCAACCCAAGCACAGTCAATCCGACCGCGAATGGCCCCCGGCCTCCGgcaattgaagaaggctggctACCTGAGGGTATCAAAGAAAAATC AACAATCGACCTCCAAACAATCCTCGAAACCCCATCACTAATCTCTGCCCTTTCCGCCACCCATCCATCTCACCATTGCCATCAGGAAATGCTTCAGACGCTTCTGAAATATAACCAAGACCTGGCAAATCACCTTCTCGACCTACAATCTCAACTCACAAGTCTCCGCTCCTCTACCGAGACACTCCTGCTCCAGCACCAATCTCTTGAAGTCTcatggcggaagaagcagggcGAGATGGATTCCGCCCTGGCACCGTGGTCGCCAAAGGCATTGTATCAGCGGTTAAGTGCGGGTATAGCGGAACAGGAGGCTGTTTGTTttgctgttgaggagagCTTTTTGGAGGGCGAGCATCATGGTAAGGCAtcagagaaggaggttgctgaTTGGGTTAGACGGGTTAGGGCGGAAGGGGCAAAGTTAGCTGGAAGAAGGGAGGCGAAGGCGAGGTGGGATGAGGGGAGGGTTGGGGGGTGGAGGTAG
- a CDS encoding phosphatase PAP2 family protein (transcript_id=CADANIAT00001325) has product MPLPGLKALPALPGGHASFSISVFLSYIVDWILIVGIALIGYGFHKVEPNHMPFSLTDVSYSYPYTEDETISTSVLVVVSLIAPAVIIVAIWEWNAGWLGLGLACAAAFMATEGLKDLYGKPRPDMLARCDPDLENIATYAVGGLGQRLQGAPTLVSWDICRNKADLLKRGGFVSFPSGHSSLSFAGLTYFSLWLCSKFSIKFPYLAHTPLTQDLRPRNRFATRNQGAAPPIYLIILAFVPWAVAFFISASRWFDYRHHGFDIIFGSVMGMSFAWVAFRLYSPPLERGSGWSWGARSRDHAFFKGVGSPSNVGDDGWATLRVESEMPGTAAMTQNGFDLESGRRHLAA; this is encoded by the exons ATGCCTCTCCCCGGACTTAAAGCTCTACCGGCCTTGCCGGGAGGTCACGCGAGCTTCTCCATCAGCGTCTTCCTTTCATACATCGTCGACTGGATTCTCATAGT CGGCATCGCCCTCATTGGATATGGTTTTCACAAAGTCGAGCCAAACCACATGCCCTTCTCCCTTACCGACGTCAGCTACTCATACCCATACACAGAGGACGAAACAATCAGCACAAGCGTGCTAGTAGTCGTCTCGCTGATAGCACCCGCCGTGATAATCGTAGCT ATCTGGGAATGGAATGCCGGATGGCTTGGACTTGGGCTGGCTTGTGCCGCTGCGTTTATGGCTACGGAGGGGCTGAAAGATCTTTATGGCAAGCCGCGTCCGGACATGCTTGCGCGGTGTGATCCGGATCTCGAGAATATTGCTACTTATGCGGTAGGTGGACTTGGGCAGAGACTGCAGGGGGCTCCCACATTGGTTAGCTGGGATATCTGCCGGAATAAGGCGGATTTGTTGAAGAGGGGTGGGTTTGTGAGCTTTCCTAGTGGGCACTCGTCTC TTTCATTCGCCGGTCTAACCTACTTCTCACTTTGGCTGTGCTCCAAATTCTCGATCAAATTCCCCTACCTCGCGCATACACCGCTGACACAGGACCTGCGCCCTCGGAACCGCTTTGCGACCCGTAATCAGGGCGCCGCGCCGCCCATCTATCTGATAATCCTTGCGTTTGTGCCGTGGGCAGTAGCATTCTTTATATCGGCTTCTCGCTGGTTCGATTATAGGCACCATGGCTTCGATATCATTTTCGGGTCTGTAATGGGCATGTCGTTCGCTTGGGTCGCGTTTAGGCTGTATAGTCCACCTCTTGAGCGTGGTTCCGGGTGGTCGTGGGGAGCCAGGAGTAGGGACCATGCGTTCTTCAAGGGCGTAGGAAGCCCGAGCAATGTGGGAGATGATGGGTGGGCGACTCTGAGAGTCGAGTCCGAAATGCCTGGCACGGCGGCCATGACGCAGAACGGATTTGACTTGGAAAGCGGGAGGCGGCATTTGGCGGCATGA
- a CDS encoding GFA family protein (transcript_id=CADANIAT00001326) yields the protein MPFRKLEGSCQCGGVEFSLDSSTPVPYQLCACSICRKIGGYVGCVNLGGIADSLKIKKGENLVKKYNAIKARGTKDEEKCTSERNFCSNCATMLWLWDKTWPELIHPFASAIDTELPVPDEMVCIMEGSKPAWARFPEGKKQVFKEYPTDSLEDWHKKHGLFYE from the exons ATGCCTTT TAGAAAGCTcgaaggaagctgccaaTGTGGCGGCGTCGAATTCTCCCTCGACTCGTCGACACCCGTCCCCTACCAGCTCTGCGCGTGCAGCATCTGCCGCAAGATTGGCGGTTATGTTGGATGTGTGAACCTCGGCGGTATCGCGGATAGTCTGAAGATCAAAAAGGGAGAGAATCTGGTCAA AAAGTACAACGCTATCAAGGCGCGTGGCACgaaagatgaggagaaaTGTACTTCGGAGCGGAACTTTTGTTCGAATTGCGCGACcatgctttggctctgggatAAGACCTGGCCTGAGTTGATTCATCCATTTGCGTCGGCAATTGATACCGAGCTGCCGGTTCCTGATGAGATGGTTTGTATCATGGAGGGCTCGAAGCCCGCCTGGGCGAGGTTTCCCgaaggaaagaagcaggTGTTCAAAGAGTATCCTACAGATAGTTTGGAGGACTGGCACAAAAAGCATGGCTTGTTCTACGAGTGA